In the Manis javanica isolate MJ-LG chromosome 12, MJ_LKY, whole genome shotgun sequence genome, one interval contains:
- the LOC108401168 gene encoding arylamine N-acetyltransferase 1-like isoform X1: MASKEGIMNIEAYFERIGYKNPGNKLDLGTLTDILQHHIRAIPFENLNIHCGQYMDLGLEAIFYQIVRRNRGGWCLQVNHLLYWALTAIGFDTTMLGGNVYSTPTSKYSDDMIHILLQVTIDGRNYIADVGFGRSYQMWQPLELISGKDQPQVPCIFRLTEEIGTWYLDQIRREQYIPNQEFLNSDLLEKNKYRKIYSFTLEPRTIKDFEFVNETLQTSPKSVFTSKSFCSLQTTDGVHCLVGFTLTSRKYNYEDNMDLVEFKTLNEEEIKEELKNIFNISLEGKLVPKHGDRFFTI; encoded by the coding sequence GGGATCATGAACATAGAagcatattttgaaagaattggTTATAAGAACCCTGGGAACAAACTGGACTTGGGAACATTGACTGACATTCTTCAGCACCACATCCGAGCCATTCCCTTTGAGAATCTTAATATCCattgtgggcaatacatggacTTGGGCTTGGAGGCCATTTTTTATCAAATTGTGAGGAGGAACCGGGGTGGGTGGTGTCTCCAGGTCAATCATCTTCTGTACTGGGCTCTGACCGCAATCGGTTTTGACACCACAATGTTGGGTGGCAATGTTTATAGCACCCCCACCAGCAAATATAGCGATGATATGATTCACATCCTGCTGCAGGTGACCATTGATGGCAGGAACTACATAGCCGATGTCGGGTTTGGACGCTCTTACCAGATGTGGCAGCCTCTGGAGTTAATCTCTGGGAAGGATCAGCCTCAGGTGCCCTGCATCTTCCGCTTGACAGAAGAGATAGGAACCTGGTACCTGGACCAAATCAGAAGGGAGCAGTACATTCCAAACCAGGAATTTCTTAATTCTGATCTCctggaaaagaataaataccGAAAAATCTACTCTTTTACTCTTGAACCTCGAACAATTAAAGATTTTGAGTTTGTGAATGAAACCCTTCAGACCTCTCCAAAATCTGTGTTTACCAGCAAGTCATTCTGTTCTTTGCAGACCACAGATGGAGTCCACTGCTTAGTGGGCTTCACCCTCACCTCTAGGAAATACAATTATGAGGACAATATGGATTTGGTGGAGTTTAAGACACTgaatgaagaggaaataaaagaagagctgaaaaacatatttaatatttccttGGAGGGAAAGCTTGTCCCTAAACATGGTGATCGATTTTTTACCATTTAG
- the LOC108401168 gene encoding arylamine N-acetyltransferase 1-like isoform X2 — translation MNIEAYFERIGYKNPGNKLDLGTLTDILQHHIRAIPFENLNIHCGQYMDLGLEAIFYQIVRRNRGGWCLQVNHLLYWALTAIGFDTTMLGGNVYSTPTSKYSDDMIHILLQVTIDGRNYIADVGFGRSYQMWQPLELISGKDQPQVPCIFRLTEEIGTWYLDQIRREQYIPNQEFLNSDLLEKNKYRKIYSFTLEPRTIKDFEFVNETLQTSPKSVFTSKSFCSLQTTDGVHCLVGFTLTSRKYNYEDNMDLVEFKTLNEEEIKEELKNIFNISLEGKLVPKHGDRFFTI, via the coding sequence ATGAACATAGAagcatattttgaaagaattggTTATAAGAACCCTGGGAACAAACTGGACTTGGGAACATTGACTGACATTCTTCAGCACCACATCCGAGCCATTCCCTTTGAGAATCTTAATATCCattgtgggcaatacatggacTTGGGCTTGGAGGCCATTTTTTATCAAATTGTGAGGAGGAACCGGGGTGGGTGGTGTCTCCAGGTCAATCATCTTCTGTACTGGGCTCTGACCGCAATCGGTTTTGACACCACAATGTTGGGTGGCAATGTTTATAGCACCCCCACCAGCAAATATAGCGATGATATGATTCACATCCTGCTGCAGGTGACCATTGATGGCAGGAACTACATAGCCGATGTCGGGTTTGGACGCTCTTACCAGATGTGGCAGCCTCTGGAGTTAATCTCTGGGAAGGATCAGCCTCAGGTGCCCTGCATCTTCCGCTTGACAGAAGAGATAGGAACCTGGTACCTGGACCAAATCAGAAGGGAGCAGTACATTCCAAACCAGGAATTTCTTAATTCTGATCTCctggaaaagaataaataccGAAAAATCTACTCTTTTACTCTTGAACCTCGAACAATTAAAGATTTTGAGTTTGTGAATGAAACCCTTCAGACCTCTCCAAAATCTGTGTTTACCAGCAAGTCATTCTGTTCTTTGCAGACCACAGATGGAGTCCACTGCTTAGTGGGCTTCACCCTCACCTCTAGGAAATACAATTATGAGGACAATATGGATTTGGTGGAGTTTAAGACACTgaatgaagaggaaataaaagaagagctgaaaaacatatttaatatttccttGGAGGGAAAGCTTGTCCCTAAACATGGTGATCGATTTTTTACCATTTAG